In Streptomyces sp. DG2A-72, one genomic interval encodes:
- a CDS encoding exo-alpha-sialidase: protein MSRPFPSRRLSVLGAVAIAVAALVVVARPRADQADSADAETERRCASSVPYTSGTGGYASYRIPAVVRTRAGTLLAFAEGRLGGREDHGDIDIVLRRSSDGGCTWGQLQIVATGDGDTRGNPAPVVDPRTGNIVLVTSYHSGDVTEAQILRDEATDEQGRRVFVQTSKDDGRSFSAPREITSAVKRPSWRWYATGPGHAVALTRGDHAGRLIVPANHSSAPPAGSRDTGQEPKYYGAHTIYSDDGGQSWHLGFVEDAYEGVHNANESTAAQLPDGRLYFNARNQKGTSPGNRLDAYSSDGGASLDRGYTEQSSLNDVPLVEGSVLQLAGERGNLLFSGPSVPTDRAAMALWSSTDGGRSFGKVLTLSSRKAAYSDLVQADAETVGILYETGIETAYEVIEFRRVPLRELPTDGG from the coding sequence ATGAGCCGCCCTTTCCCGAGTCGCCGTTTATCCGTGCTCGGCGCTGTCGCGATCGCCGTCGCCGCGCTGGTGGTCGTCGCCCGGCCCAGGGCGGATCAGGCCGACAGTGCAGATGCAGAGACGGAGCGAAGATGCGCGTCCTCGGTGCCGTACACCTCGGGCACGGGAGGCTACGCCAGCTACCGCATACCCGCGGTCGTCCGAACCCGGGCCGGGACCTTGCTCGCCTTCGCTGAAGGGCGATTAGGTGGCAGGGAGGACCACGGCGACATCGATATCGTGCTCAGGCGGTCGAGCGACGGCGGGTGCACGTGGGGGCAACTGCAGATCGTCGCGACGGGCGACGGGGACACCCGGGGCAACCCGGCGCCGGTTGTCGATCCCCGGACCGGGAACATCGTGCTCGTCACCTCGTACCACAGCGGTGACGTCACCGAAGCGCAGATTCTGCGCGATGAGGCCACGGACGAGCAGGGCCGCCGGGTCTTCGTGCAGACGAGCAAGGACGACGGGCGGTCCTTCTCCGCGCCACGGGAGATCACGTCGGCGGTGAAGCGGCCCAGCTGGCGCTGGTACGCCACAGGGCCGGGCCACGCCGTCGCGCTGACACGGGGGGACCACGCGGGGCGCCTGATCGTGCCCGCCAACCACTCCTCCGCGCCGCCCGCGGGGTCCAGAGACACCGGGCAGGAGCCCAAGTACTACGGGGCACACACGATCTACAGCGATGACGGAGGGCAGTCCTGGCACCTCGGCTTCGTCGAGGACGCCTACGAGGGCGTGCACAACGCCAACGAGTCGACGGCGGCTCAGTTGCCGGACGGGCGGCTGTACTTCAATGCCCGGAACCAGAAGGGGACGAGCCCGGGGAACCGCCTGGACGCCTACTCCAGTGATGGGGGTGCGAGCCTTGACCGAGGGTATACGGAGCAGAGTTCGTTGAACGACGTGCCCTTGGTGGAGGGCAGCGTGCTGCAACTGGCCGGGGAAAGGGGGAACCTGCTGTTCTCGGGGCCCTCTGTGCCGACCGACCGTGCGGCGATGGCGCTGTGGAGCAGCACGGACGGGGGACGGTCCTTCGGCAAGGTGCTGACACTGTCCTCGCGGAAGGCCGCGTACTCGGACCTCGTGCAGGCCGATGCCGAGACCGTGGGGATCCTGTACGAAACGGGCATCGAGACGGCGTACGAAGTGATCGAGTTCCGGCGGGTCCCGTTGCGGGAGTTGCCGACGGACGGCGGGTAG
- a CDS encoding polymorphic toxin-type HINT domain-containing protein: MGLFNGLTATLTATSADDGCGGWVVGEVGDPAECDVEGVDGLALETESDVGVDAGGDADVGVADGTTKDIEDIKAGDTVQATDPETGETSPREVTRLIITEDDKHFNKLSIATDDGIETLTATYEHPFWSPSEGDWVEAGDLKPDMTLLTDDGDTVIVTANRPYTPSTPPPTTSPSATSTRTMCWRISRIQSRKAHDRAVRGNQR, translated from the coding sequence GTGGGGCTCTTCAACGGTTTGACGGCAACGCTGACGGCAACGTCAGCGGACGACGGCTGTGGTGGATGGGTCGTCGGGGAGGTTGGCGACCCCGCCGAGTGCGACGTTGAGGGTGTCGATGGCCTGGCGTTGGAGACGGAGTCGGACGTGGGCGTAGACGCCGGCGGTGACGCCGATGTGGGCGTGGCCGACGGCACCACCAAGGACATCGAGGACATCAAGGCCGGCGACACAGTCCAGGCCACCGACCCCGAAACCGGCGAGACCAGCCCCCGGGAAGTCACCCGTCTGATCATCACCGAGGACGACAAGCACTTCAACAAGCTCTCCATCGCCACCGACGACGGCATCGAGACGCTCACCGCAACCTACGAACACCCCTTCTGGTCACCCTCCGAAGGCGACTGGGTCGAAGCCGGCGACCTCAAGCCGGACATGACCCTCCTCACCGACGACGGCGACACGGTCATCGTCACTGCCAATCGCCCCTACACACCCAGCACGCCACCACCTACAACCTCACCGTCGGCGACCTCCACACGTACTATGTGCTGGCGAATCTCGCGGATTCAAAGCCGAAAAGCCCACGATCGGGCGGTTCGGGGCAATCAAAGGTAA
- a CDS encoding DUF397 domain-containing protein: protein MRELHWQKSTYSQEASACVHLAATPTGTILLHESDEPETILTTGPRQLADLISALRHWRGPTIKQPERLSGPHSTTGTQTP from the coding sequence ATGCGCGAACTGCACTGGCAGAAGTCCACGTACAGCCAGGAGGCCTCCGCCTGCGTCCACCTCGCCGCCACCCCCACCGGAACGATCCTCCTCCACGAAAGCGACGAACCGGAAACCATCCTCACCACCGGTCCACGCCAACTCGCCGACCTGATATCAGCCCTGCGCCACTGGCGTGGACCGACGATAAAACAGCCCGAACGACTGAGCGGACCCCATTCGACCACAGGAACACAGACACCCTAG
- a CDS encoding helix-turn-helix transcriptional regulator, with translation MPQPNPLPTARRRRLGAELRRLRERADLSATQAAALIGATQSRVSNIEAGRYGVSADRVRTIARHYDCTDEPLINALAAMPGERRHGWWEEYREILSPRMLDLTEVEHHAIALRVAHIINIPGLLQTADHARALFHQAVPPLKPHEIEHRVSHRIKRQEILHREQPPPYTAIIHEAALRMRFGDRATVRAQLHHINKMSELDHVTIAVIPFDNGPFPTSGQGIDYFHGPVHQLDTVQLDTDHGAELIESPAQLERYRLIVNRLLDAALPPTKSRDFITQLAHDR, from the coding sequence ATGCCGCAGCCAAACCCCCTCCCCACCGCCCGGCGCCGGCGCCTCGGTGCCGAGCTGCGCAGGCTGCGCGAGCGCGCGGACCTGTCCGCCACGCAGGCCGCCGCACTCATCGGCGCCACGCAGTCACGCGTGAGCAACATCGAGGCCGGGCGCTACGGCGTGAGCGCCGACCGTGTACGCACCATCGCCCGCCACTACGACTGCACCGACGAGCCGTTGATCAACGCCCTCGCGGCGATGCCAGGGGAGCGCCGACACGGCTGGTGGGAGGAGTACCGCGAGATTCTCTCGCCCCGCATGCTTGACCTCACCGAGGTGGAGCACCACGCCATCGCACTGCGCGTGGCTCACATCATCAACATCCCCGGCCTACTGCAGACCGCCGACCACGCCCGCGCGCTGTTCCACCAAGCGGTGCCGCCACTGAAACCTCACGAGATCGAGCACCGCGTCTCTCACCGCATCAAACGCCAGGAGATCCTCCACCGCGAGCAGCCCCCGCCGTACACGGCGATCATCCACGAGGCCGCTCTCCGCATGCGCTTCGGCGACCGTGCCACTGTTCGAGCCCAGCTCCACCACATCAACAAGATGAGCGAGCTGGATCACGTCACCATCGCCGTGATCCCCTTCGACAACGGTCCGTTCCCCACCTCGGGTCAGGGCATCGACTACTTCCACGGACCGGTCCACCAGCTGGACACCGTCCAGCTCGACACAGATCACGGCGCCGAACTCATCGAATCACCCGCACAGTTGGAGCGATACCGGCTGATCGTGAACCGCCTACTGGACGCCGCGCTGCCCCCGACCAAGTCCCGCGACTTCATCACCCAACTCGCCCACGACCGCTGA
- a CDS encoding ATP-binding protein — MVTVSPPSPSECEAESTWAYALQLPHDPRAARIARVTLRAVLAGHGMSQLADAAELLGSELVTNAYRHSTGPVGLRLRGLGGGRLRVSVWDANPHIPPPFDRSPGRLRPVPAEADGGRGLFLVCHYADAWGGYPLGDDLFGRGGKLLWCELGASAADHATRVVA, encoded by the coding sequence ATGGTCACCGTATCCCCGCCGTCCCCGTCGGAGTGTGAAGCGGAGTCAACTTGGGCGTACGCCCTCCAATTGCCCCACGATCCCCGTGCCGCCCGCATCGCTCGCGTCACCCTACGGGCCGTACTCGCCGGGCACGGCATGTCTCAACTCGCCGATGCGGCGGAACTGTTGGGATCCGAGCTCGTGACCAACGCCTATCGCCATTCCACTGGCCCCGTCGGCCTCCGTCTCCGCGGCCTCGGTGGCGGTCGGCTGCGGGTGAGCGTCTGGGATGCCAACCCGCACATCCCGCCCCCGTTCGACAGGTCGCCAGGGCGTCTGCGTCCCGTGCCGGCCGAAGCCGACGGTGGACGCGGTCTGTTCCTCGTCTGTCATTACGCGGATGCGTGGGGCGGATATCCGCTCGGAGATGATCTCTTCGGCCGGGGCGGGAAGCTGCTGTGGTGCGAGCTGGGGGCCTCGGCGGCCGATCATGCGACGAGGGTTGTCGCGTGA